A DNA window from Bdellovibrionota bacterium contains the following coding sequences:
- a CDS encoding phosphatidylglycerophosphatase A translates to MNKSKWISLAATFFGAGLSPKMPGTIGTLAAIPVWCLFFLTGPYVYMVLTFLLVIFAIFISDAYEKDQPTHDRPEIVIDEVVGFLITMTWLPFSLKHLVLGFFLFRVLDIWKPFPISYLNDKVKGGFGVVIDDVAAGLVANVVLQFLTQSGYI, encoded by the coding sequence ATGAATAAATCAAAATGGATTTCATTGGCAGCTACCTTTTTTGGCGCAGGACTGTCACCCAAAATGCCAGGAACCATAGGAACGTTGGCAGCAATTCCAGTCTGGTGTTTGTTTTTTTTAACCGGACCCTACGTTTATATGGTCTTAACGTTTCTACTCGTAATTTTTGCTATTTTTATCTCTGATGCCTACGAAAAAGATCAGCCTACACACGATCGTCCTGAAATTGTTATCGATGAAGTTGTAGGATTCTTAATTACAATGACGTGGCTTCCGTTTTCATTAAAACATTTGGTCTTAGGATTTTTTCTTTTTAGAGTGCTGGATATTTGGAAACCATTCCCAATTAGTTATTTAAATGACAAAGTTAAAGGCGGATTTGGTGTTGTCATAGATGACGTGGCGGCAGGTTTAGTCGCAAATGTAGTCCTACAGTTCTTGACGCAAAGCGGATACATCTAA
- a CDS encoding regulatory protein RecX, with translation MTTKKKSALEKIVDYLSVRDHSEKEIRNKLTSKQFEAEDIDEGIEIAQEQGLIMEPTKLAENVSEQLNRKHKGILYINQYLESKGLPCIHPNWNLEVEKAKELTLKRLNKNPPYTIEEKQDIYRYLTNRGYADQTINTVIHAARL, from the coding sequence ATGACTACAAAGAAAAAGTCGGCTCTCGAAAAAATCGTTGATTACTTATCAGTAAGAGACCATTCCGAAAAAGAAATTCGAAATAAACTGACATCTAAACAATTTGAAGCGGAAGACATTGATGAAGGCATTGAGATTGCTCAAGAGCAGGGCCTTATCATGGAACCCACAAAGCTTGCAGAGAATGTTTCTGAGCAACTCAATCGCAAACACAAAGGCATTCTCTATATAAATCAATATTTAGAATCCAAAGGCTTGCCCTGCATTCATCCGAACTGGAACTTAGAGGTCGAAAAGGCAAAAGAACTCACTTTAAAACGCCTAAACAAAAATCCACCCTACACAATCGAAGAAAAACAGGATATTTATCGTTACTTAACTAATAGAGGTTATGCGGACCAAACGATAAATACAGTTATCCACGCTGCCCGTCTATAA
- a CDS encoding CinA family protein: MDKVEELFKILKEKKATLGAAESCTGGRFSAKITAVPGSSEFFIGSIISYANSVKQDVLEIPEIDIKNHGAVSQVVAEKMSRNVRELLNCTFSVSITGIAGPGGGSQTKPVGTVWFGISGLKIVKTEMKVFIGDRARVQDAASDYAIELLIKTISSL, translated from the coding sequence ATGGATAAAGTTGAAGAACTCTTCAAAATTCTAAAAGAAAAAAAAGCTACCCTAGGTGCTGCCGAAAGTTGCACAGGTGGCCGATTCTCGGCAAAGATCACAGCAGTTCCAGGTAGTTCCGAGTTTTTTATTGGGTCCATCATTTCCTACGCCAATTCTGTTAAGCAAGATGTGCTGGAAATACCTGAAATTGATATAAAAAACCATGGCGCTGTTAGCCAGGTCGTGGCAGAAAAAATGTCCAGGAATGTACGAGAATTGTTGAATTGCACTTTCAGCGTTAGTATTACTGGTATTGCGGGTCCGGGGGGCGGATCGCAAACCAAGCCAGTTGGCACTGTATGGTTCGGAATTAGTGGCCTAAAAATTGTAAAGACAGAGATGAAGGTATTCATCGGCGATAGAGCGCGTGTGCAAGATGCTGCTAGCGACTACGCAATTGAGCTACTAATTAAAACGATTTCGTCGCTGTAA